The Lepidochelys kempii isolate rLepKem1 chromosome 2, rLepKem1.hap2, whole genome shotgun sequence genomic interval CTCATGCTGGGTCGTGGGCGCTGGGGAATAATAGGCCGTCGAACTCGACCGGGAGCAGTGCCAAGATAGTGACCTCGAGCGGCGCACCATTGCCGGCTTCCCTTCTAGGTGATGCCGGAGGCTTCTCCCTGCACGGGAGGGGGCTTGATACTGACAACTCAATGAGGTCTTTTGCTGCCTCGAAAAGGTCGGGTATGGAGGGGTGTTCGAGAACCTCCTCCAGCCCTTCACTGGCACTAAATTCACCACGTACCGGACTCAACGGGGCCTGTGACACCAGAGTTGAAGATGCCGGTTCTTGGCTTGGGCCCGCAATGTGTCTTTGTATGCCGGGAGCATCTTTGAGAGGCTGTGTGGAGAGCACCCTCTTTCGCCTTGCTTGTGCCGCTTAGTTGGTGCTGGAGAAGTCGACCAATGCTGAAGTTTGTTGTCTCGTCTCGGTGCCAATGATGTATGGTGCCTGGGCGGTGCCAGGTCACGCACGGATGCCGGGACACTTTGCACCGAGGACACCGGGGCCGGTCAGTTGGAGGCCAGAGGTTGTAACGTGGCATCCATGAGCAACTACTTAAGGtaaaagtctctttctttcttggtgAGCAGCTTAAAGGCCTTGCAGATCTTGCAGCGCTCTGCCTGATGAGACTCTCCCAGATACCAGAGACAGGAGTCATGGGGGTCGCTGTTGGACATAGACTTGCAGCATGTGGCACAAGCTTTAAAACCCTGGGCTTGCAGCATGCCCCGCAGCCCAAGGCTGGTGCTGGAAGTAGCTTCCAGACACctaagacaatggatttcaaactAACTGATAACTACATATGAAAGGCTAAGGGATCACtcgcgagagagagagagagagagagagagagagagagagagagagagagagaacgttCCAACACCGCTAcggacggtaagaaggaactgaaggggggtcgGGCCAGCAGGGTAATAAATACACCTCCATGAGGGCGCTACTCTAGGGGGCTCCCCTGCCATTCCGACGGGAGCTACTAAGGAAAAAAGTTTCCGATGTCCGTGCACGCAGCgcgcgcacacctaattggaatggaagtcaacaatcactcgaagaagaactgggTGTTTGTCTGAGTATTTCAAATACTAgcgtaacactgacagaccccggttgtcagaGGGCGGGATTGAACTttggacctctggagcttagtgcatgagcctctactgcatgagctaaaagccaactgcctgttagctaaggctataCAGCAGACTCAATCTCTttttctctaagtggtctcagtgccactagatgggacagaacaccacaccccaGAAGTGTGCGGGTTATatatacttcccctagctgaggaagcacatcccaagcttcagagacttcccagttgaaatcccggaCGAACCCCCACTTGTAATGCTGAGAAACCCCAGTCATCAGTGGGTGGGATCAAACCTGAGACCACTGGAACCTAGTGCATgggcctctaccgcatgagctaaaagccaactagctgttagctaaggctgtagagggGACTCATTAACATACATAGATATAGAtatctccctcttcctctcccctgcagctgctaaGTAATCTCCCTTCAGAAAGAGGACTCAAGTAGATTTCCAGTAAGAAAACTGGGTTCCCAGtgttacctatcagctctgtgttctcggggaaccagggcgcagtacccagcctgtctaaCTCATGAAAGACCTTCCCTCCCTTCACCTCGCccgcctctgcttgaaccaaaaccaaccAGAAGACTTACcaaaaacaatgaaaaggcagtgaGAGATACACCTGAACCCCTGGgataagggtgacaggattaaggaaactcccctagcctcatttgcatcaaagatgggacaaggaggcacctccattagcatacagaatggagaacagagattccaaggcaagaacctcatgaaactctgggaccagaaaagcagggaagcactgcatgatgggggaatctctcctccagatgttaatgaacccacgcctgcacacacccagctcagcagttatcagacgaatttagtaataaatcctttactggtatccaaaatagtgaagctccctaattgcattgtgagctccctccaaggaacactgcCCATAGCCAGGGATGaccagctcctattgtctagcctgaacaaaacaactttggtatagtcccttgagccatcagtttacacacaaacaaatctagttttctcccttgaaccactgttctttccctacaaaaacacttacccatgctcaagtaagtgttctgatgcctgtcTCCAAAATCTGCAGCagttcatcttctcctgactgatcgtgctgggggctctgctgtctccagcactctggaccctcagctaccaccaccacgtGGGACCCCCGATCAATTCAAGCTTCActgagtggtgagaacccagaaTACAGAATTCAGCTCCTCAGTGTAAGATCAGGAGAAGTATTGGCTGTTGGGCTGGGTCTCAACACCTGTAACATTTTGGATACATGCTACAGATTTCCTATCTGACCACATATTGAGAAGAGCAAGTCACCTATTAACCAAAGGACTAAATGCTGCCAGCTAGAAGGAATCATTATTTATtgacaaaacaaaagcatttggatttTGTGCCGAGGCCTGCGGTTTCCTTTTTCAAGATCCGAAGACATCCAGGTGATACACACACTACACCTTAGGTCACACTATAGACTGAGAAATCACTTTTGAAAGGAAATCAGAGGGCCAAGAATTTGTTTCTGTGGCCTCAAGTGTAAAATTTTATGCAGAAAGCTTTAtattgtaatacaaatgataaaaacCAAACTTTAATTCCATGCGCATTTATAACAACAGCAACAGTTTGTGAAAGATGGCCTAGCAAGAAACACTAGCAGATTTACTACCTACAGTTTGTTTTAGAAATTAAGAAATATTTCAAATACTCTTATCAAATTGTgtattaaatataaatgtttgtttaCTAAGCAACTGTGTGGTACTCACTCTTTGAAACTTACTGGAAGTTATTACTAACACCTATATTCAGGATTTTGAATACAATGGCCCTGGGATTTGACTCTACATATTCTCTTTCTTCTTCAATTCCCATCTACCAGCTCAGCACCAACAATGGACCCAAATTAAGACTTTCTACCATATTCTGTCCTGtatcaaattcatggccatgtTCATAACTAAACCTTTTTGCTCTATGTAATTCTTCACCAAGTCTAACCAACGCATCTTTGGTCTTCCTCTATTTCTAGTTCCCTTGCACTGTGGTACGTATTGCCAGGTATGACATCCTTTCTGAGTTGTTCTTAACACATATCCAAACCACAGTCATCTTTCTTGAATCTTCTGTAACAGTGTTATTTCCTGCCCTAGCTGTTTTCTTATCACTTCATTTTCTGAAATCTCAACTCACTCCGCATTCCCCTCAGCCAGTTCATTTTAATAGTCAGTATCTCAAGTCTGTTGACTTTCTTCATACTCCAACATTCTGAGATGTACAGTAGTATCAGCACAACAACTGTCTCATACGCTTACTTTCATTTTTATCAGAATATCTTTAGCCTTCTATATCATTCAGAGTTTTCCAAATGCAGTAGCGGCTAGTCCAATACTTCCTTGTGTGTCGTATTCACAATTTTCATTCTTCGATACTATTCCTCCAAGATACACAAATTTTTCCACTTTTTCTGGTTGTCTCCAACTTTGATCTTTActtcttcctcttctcttccAACTGCCATAGTTTTAGTCTTCTCTGTGCTGATCGTCACTCCAAATTTTCTGCTTTCCCAGTCTATCTTGTCCGCTATTCTCATAAATCCTACTTGGTCAATGCTATTAGGTCAATATAATCTGTCAATTTAAATTTATTCACTGTCCTCCAACATAACATAACTCCTCTTTTCATCTCTCAGTGCTGTACCCATTACTGCTTCCAGTACCAAGCTGAACAAATCTGGCAACAGTGTGCATCCTTCTCTCACTCCTACCGTCATCCTGAACCATTCCATCAACTTCTAGTCCACTCTCACCACACTCAGTGAGCTGCTATAGTTTTTTGGgttcttggttttttttaaatcagcttgaTAAATTTCTTCTGGATGCCACACATTCTCAAGACTTGCCATAACCCTTCCTGTTAAATGTTATCAAAAGCCTGTTGAAGTCTATAAAGTTCTTGTAACGTGGTTAAGAGTTGTGTTCTATCTATTTCTCCAATAAGCAGTCTTATCACAAATAGCTGATCTATTGTATTTCAGCCTGATCTAAATCCAGCCTGTTCCTCTGCAAGCACCACTTCCATATACCACTTCATTCCCCTCTGCAATTCTAGTGAATATTTTTCCCAGCACAATCAATAAGCTGATTCCTCTGTAGTTCTTGCACTTACTATTTTCACCCTTTCTATAGATTGGTACTATTATCACTTTCCCCCACTTGCTCAGCACTTGTTCTTGCTTGTAAACCTTGTTGAATAGATTGTGCATTGTCTTTACGATGTGTTTCTTGCCTGCTTGCAACAGCTCTGTGGTTATGTTGTCACTTCCTAGCaccttttcctttttcaaaactTTCTATTGAGATTTTTACTTCCTCTAAGCTTTCCAGCATCTGCTGTGTTCTGTATGTTTTGCAGCTCTAAATATTCTTTCCATCACTTATTCTTTATTTGTTCATCCTCAATTATTTGTCCATTCTTGCCTTTCACCACCACCATCTTCAATTCACATCTCCCAGTTCTTCTATTACAATACAACCCCATGCTGCATTCTTGCTGCATATTCTTCTGCTTCTTTACACTGTTCACTTATCCAGCTGTTTGTCTCTCTTCACTTTGCTTTATCTCTTTAGTCAATGTATTGTACTAAGCCTCTTACATTTGCGTCTTCCCTTTTATTCTCCTTTAGCTACTTACACTTGTCACTCAACTGCAGCACTTCATCAGTTATCCACATTTGTTTCTTTGCTCAACGTTTGTTCAGTGACTCGTGATCCCATTTTTATACTATTCCATCTCTCTTCAACATTCCTTATTTCTTTCACCATGCTCTCAATCTGATTAATGCCTACACTAAATTATCTGAGTCCATATATGATCTGCATAACACACTTGATTTCCACCTGCAATTCACAAATACAAAAAGTCTATCATGTTCTTTGTTTGCCCATCTGGGGATAGTCAGTGGTTCCTCTGAAGCATTCCTTGTTGAATTAGTGTGTTTGTTATCACCAAGTTATTACTTAGGGTACTGAAtttctgcccctctgctcttTCACATTTTCTTCAACAAGTCCAAATCTGCCTACTGCTACAGTCCAGGAATTCCAGTCCAATCCTACTTTTGCATTAAAATTTCCCATAAttaatacatacatatatttttGGAAAAGTCCTCAATAGACATAACTCACTCTTTGCTGACATGCAGGTCAAACTGAGATTCAAGGAAATGGGAGCAATACTTGTACAATATTTGTCCCCATCCCCTTCTAAACACATTCCAGGCCACTGAACTGGGAGTCAAGGGAGTGAGATTCTGTTCCATAGTCTGCCAGTGATGTGTTGTGTGACTTTGGCCAAATTATTTCACCTTCTTGTATCTATCTCCCCTACTACCCAGTCTTATCGATTTCCATATAAGTGTTTTTACATGTATTTTGCATTCCCCCTACCCCTTTTTTTGAACGTTCTTATTGAagttatttgttttttcccctgcacTTGTAAAGTTTTGcctttttttgaaatattaattttatttaaatatttgagaCTGGGCTCATATAACAGGAATTTCACTAAtaaccaagggtatgtctacactatgaaattaggtcaaatttatagaagtcaatttttaggaagcgattttatacagtcgattgtgtgtgtccacactaagcgcattaagtccgCGGAGTGCATCACAGTACTGTGGCTAGCGTTGActttcagagcattgcactgtggatagctatctcACAGTTTCCACAGTCTCCGCCATTCATTaaaattctgggttaagctcccaatgcctgttggggcaaaaatattgtcgctggtggtttggggtacatgccgtcagttgcccctccctccatgaaagcaacggcagacaattgtttcgtgccttttttccatgcagacgccatactgctatcagcagatggtgcagtaggactgctaaccgttgtcgtcatccaccgcttccgctgcaactctgctctcctgctgccatgaatccaccttgcaggtccactcattgttctctataaatatctattctcgtggcatccgtcgtcatccaccacttccgctgcaactctgctccccTGCAGACGAcgtaccatggcaagcatggagcctgctcagctcaccactgctgttgtgagcattgtaaacacttcGCGCATTaccctgcagtatgtgcagaacctgcaaaagcaggcgaggaggcgacaacAGCATGATCACAATAGCGATGAGGACAAGGaaacagacttctctcaaagcacgggccctgacAATTTGGACATCATGCTGGTAATGGGGCACATTCATGCCGTGGAACggcaattctgggcccgggaaacaatcACAGACTGgagggaccgcatagtgttgcaggtctgggatgattcccagtggctgcgaaactttcgcatgcgtacgGGCACTtgcatggaactttgtgacttgctttcccctgccctgaagcacaagaatatcaagatgagagcagccctcacagctgagaagtgaATGGCGAtggccctctggaagcttgcaacgccagacaacTATCAGTCAGTAGGGAATCAATTTGgtgtgggcaaatctactgtgggggctgctgtgatccaagtagccaacgcaatcactgagctgctgctatcaagggtagtgactctgggaaacgtgcaggtcatagtgaatggctttgctgcaatggagttccctaactgtggtggggagatagacggaacgcatatccttgggaccagaccaccttggcagccagtacgtaaaccgcaaggggtacttttccatggtgctgcaagcactggtggatcacaagggacatttcacagacatcaatgtgggatgtccgggaaaggtgcatgacgctcgcatcttcaggaactctggtctgtttgaacagctgcaggaaggaacttacttcacagaccagaaaattactgttggggatgttgaaatgcctatagttatccttggggacccaggctactccttaatgccatggctcatgaagccatacaagggcaccctggacagtagtaaggagcagttcaactataggctgagcaagtgcagaacgaTAGTCGAAtctgcatttggacatttaaaagctcgctggcgcagtttagtgacttggttagacctcagcaaaaccaatattcccattgttattgctgattgctgtgtgctccaaaatatctgtgagagtaagggggagacgtttatggtggggtgggaggttgaggcaaattgcctggcggctgattacgcacagccagacaacaagGCAATTAGAAGAACACAGCTGGGTgccctgcgcatcagagaagctttgaaaaccagtctcatgactggccaggctatagtgtgacagttctgtttgtttctccttgatgaaaacccacccccttgattgactacttccctgtaagccatccgacctccccccttcaatcaccgctttcAGGggaaataaagtcattattgtttcaaaatcatgcattctttattaattcatcacacaaatagggggaaaactcgcaagacagcccgggaggggtgggtgaggagggaagcaccaggtggggtggtggatgaggggaggagggaaggacaaggccacactgcacttcaaaacttattgaatgccagctttctgttgcttgggcaatcctctggggtgaagtggctgggtgcccatagcCTCCCCCCAGCGTTCTTGgtcgtctgggtgaggaggacatggaacttggggaggagggcaggcagttacacaggggctgcagcagcggtctgtgctactgctgcctttcctgcagctccaccagacacctgagCATGTCACTTTGCTCcaccattagcctcagcattgcatcctgcctcctttcagcatgctcctccctcctctcattgcattcatttaatgctttcctggactctgccattgtttgcctccacgcattctgctgagctctttcagtgcagaagaactgcatgagctctgagaacatgtcatcgtgagcgtgttttttttcgccttctaatctgcgctagcctttgggaaggagatgatagggggagcgtagaaacatttgcagctgcaggaagaaaaaaagggagagcagtatttaaaaagaagcattttagagaacaaagggaagactatttcacaccgaatcaagcgattcacattacatgcttcaccctgccccacccaccgATGTTAGAATTAGGGAAGATCCCTCTcagccaaatgcgaacagctcagcaccaaCGGGCCTCCCCCAACCACGTGGCAAatgcttttagagtacctccaggagagcttcatggagatgtccctggaggatttccgctccatcctcAGACACgttaatagacttttccagtagctatactggctacaaatgcatcccaagtctccagggcaaattaatcattaacacgcttgcttttaaaccctgtattatatttacaaaggtacacttaCCAGAGATGTCTTTTCcagcttcatggtccgggagcccgccttgggagggtattggctccagggtgatgaacagttcctggcttctggggagaggggattctccgcttgcctgctgtgtgctatccTCAACCtgctcctcatcatcatcttcctcatccctgttgcgtgagactccccctttgcaggtgtccacgaacagtggtggggtagtggaaggggccccccctagaattgcatgcagctcatcatagaagcggcatgtatggggctctgacccggagtgaccgtttgcatcctttgttttttggtaggcttgcctcagctccttaactttcaagcagcactgctgtgtgtccctgttgtagcctctgttcatcatgcccttggagattttggcaaatatattggcatttcgtcttttggaacggagatctgcctgcacggattcttctcccaatacagcgatcagatccagtacctcccgttcgatccatgctggagctcttttgcgattctgggactccatggtcacctgtgctgatgagctcgccgcactggccaaacaggaaatgaaattcaaatgttcccggggcttttcctgtctacctgaccagtgcatctgagttgagagtgctgtccagagcggtcacaatggagcactctcggatagctcccggaggtcaataccgtcaaattgcatctacactaccccaaattcggcCAAGtgaggtcgattttagcgctaaatccctcgccagggaggagtacagaaatcgattttaagtgCCTTTTAAGTCTACATAACAGtcttcgtcgtgtggatgggtgcagggttaaatcgacctaacgctgctaaattcaacctaaactcgtagtgtagaccagggctatgagaCCCATTGCATATGACTGAATTTGGTACACTTGAAGTAACTGTaatagtcaattaaaaaaaaggataCTATATCACAAAATAGACTTATTTGGACACCTGAcagtttgttttagtttttaattatttgatAGTATTTCAAAATATATGTACTGCAGTATACTTTATAAAAGTAATACATTATTAGTACACTGCAGTGTGCCTGAAATCAAATATTTCTTGAGAAGTGTGGATACTCTAtttttggggttgtttttgccttttttttaaaaaaaaaaaaaaagattataaaTTGTTCAGATTAGCAAGATTCTAGTTTATGGAAGGACGTGTTATCTGTTGTATGTTTCTCAGACTATAAGACTGTATTCCTATAAACTTTATGCACTATTACCAGCTAAAAAAACACTTGAGCCATAAGCACTTTTGTGGGGGGATGGGAAGTTTTGATTTGTTGTAGGGAAATTTAGGGGGGGGTCCCCTAGGTTAGATTGTATGCAGGCCCCGTTTAGTCTTAATTCACCATTGTAGAGACATTTAATATATACATTGGATGCCATTAAAATCTTTAGTGGTTGTTCTGACAGACAAGAAATGTATTGGCTTAATCTCAGGATTATTGACTTTGTTTTTAAGAGGCAAGAAGTGTATATGCTGTGGTCTAAAACATCCTCACTACacctttaaaatgtaaatgatatCCTTTCACTGAGACTAATTATGACCATAAGCATTAGAGAAATTAGTGATACTAGATAAGAAGTTTGAACCACTCTGGGCCAAGCAGAAAGCAATAACTAAATTTTGTAACTCTAGATTTCTAGTCTGCATATACAAACACAGATTTTCATTTCACAGTGTTTTTTACATACAATATCTTTTAATATATTAGTGACCTGTATTGCATTATAACTGAATACACCATAAACTTTGAATTTCCAAATCATATTAAATCATAAGTACTAAAGCATACAGTAACTACTTTAACAGCTTCTGAAATATTATGTATATTCTAAATTGATCCTATTCCAATGCAGATTAGCGAAAAACagaggttatttaaaaaaaccacaagttTATATTATTTCCATGCAAAAGAAAATATGCGTTTAGTCATGGTCAGATCAGGCAGTGGAGTACTGTAAAATGTCTTTATTTAAGTTGATATCTAATTTCTTTAGCACACAAGAGGCAATGAAACTGGAAAGGCTTGAAATAAACTCAGCAACTAATTATTCATTTTACAATATTTCCAACAAATATCGATAGTTTGCAAATTATACAGTAAAAACTGAATGTAAGGATATAATTTTAACCAGAGTTTATATCAATTCAAGACCCTTAGATTTGAGACAACTGATAAACTCTCAGAAAACAAACTTTAGAGGCTTGGGTCCATCAGGAgtattttaattaactttttttgcatCTCTTTGCAGTTTGCTGCTATCTAGGCAGGTAGTGAGATTATATATGCTAAAATCTCACCCTCCAGAGCTTCCAAAAGCAGGATTGTAGTAAATTTCACATGCCTACCCACGCAAAGAAAAGAACGGCAGGGAAACTGAAAGAATAGATAACACGGGACATTGGGTTAGATGTGGCATATGTGGCAGATGTGTGAGTATGGCACACGTGATGCAGTTGAAGGCACTAAACTTGTATGTTGTATTAATCACAAGTCACTAGTAGTGATAAACAGCAAAAAACATCACTCACCATGATATGTGGGAAGTTTTCCCTACAAGCGTAGGGGCCTAAACTCAGAATTTCTGCAGTTAAAGTTCAAGCTTAAAGCtttggaagggggagggagaagtcTCCAGTCCTTATGAGCAAGCAGATAATCTTCCAAATGTGAATTCAGTGCAAATCCATGTGGTGTTATCTTCTTAAGTCTGCGGACAAACCGTTTCAGTGCCTCTGCTTGAGCGCATAAATTTTACTGCTACTTAGAAAAACAACAAGTccctggtcaatttcacagctacTCTTCTTTGAGTAGCCTGTAGGGCAGCTGTAAAACTGTCAAAAATCACAATGTCATGTTGACAATACTTGGCAGAGCTATtatgactatgtctacactactactgGGAGCATGTCTCTCAGCCTAGATAGGCAGACACTAGCTCAGctccagctagcatgctaaaaacaacAGTGTGGACATCGCGGCAAGCGCAGTGGCTTCCCGAACTCTGACCCAGGGTATCAGGCAGGCTTGCACTCTGGTAGGTAGCCCACGTCACCcatctatttttagcacactcaCAAGCACTTAATCACTAGGGTGAACAACACAAACTATGGAGACTGGGGAGGGACAGAAGAGCAGTTCTCTTTGGCTACTTCCATATAGCAGGGGAGGACTATTAGGCTGAGCAGTAGAGACTGGTCCCTTTCATGGCAGCAGAGTCTGGGGAGAATGTTTCTTATTTTGAAGCTAATGGTTAGAGGCAGATACAACAGGAGAAGCCCCCAAATAATACAGGGACTGCACCCTGGTAGATATCCCATACCCTCCCCTTTTCCAGCAGTTAAGATGCAAGACTGGGCTTCTCTCCAAGACATCAACCTTGAACCTTTTGTTGGAAATTTGTCTAGCTACTTCTCATTTGTATATTTTAGTCTCCCTTATAGAAACTATTTGGTAAATTTTTCAGGCCCCAATTTGGTTCTTCTCACAGGCGAAAATTTTTGATGCTTTctctttgctgatacagactactATATCAGAGAGTCGTCGGACCTCGAGATCACTTTCTCTAGTATGAATTTCCAGCAGACTAGAAAtgccctcctttcttccctggaCCAGGGGACTAGCAGCTCAGAAAAGCCTAAAAAACTGTAAAGCAGTGGTTAAGATGACCCCGgttgaaatcctgtccccactaCAGTACATCACAAGACTTCTATTCACTttaatgaagccaggatttcacccacagtctCATACAAGTACATACAAAGCTGACCCTATTTTGATTTTCAGATAGAGAAATATAAAAAACTGGTATAATTAGTAGggaaatatatttaataccaaAGGCAGCAAAAGGTACACAAGAACATCTAGCCAATTATCTTATATTCATTTCCCCCATACACCCcccatctttcttttaaaaaaaaatatttaaaagagagATGAGAGCTAGTGATACTGATAAGAACAAGCTTAAAAATCTTGAGGGAAACCAAGAACAAGCAAGAAACAGCCAAAAGACTGAGTAGCTGCAGCTTTTCATAGAAACAACCAAAAGGAATTCCTCAACAGGCAGAGGCAAAAGGAACATACAGATGAGGGCCCCAGTAGGCTGCGCCACTCATTATTTCAAGGTCAGAATGCTCCAACCTCCAGCCTTCTAGAAATGTTTTGCTTTGGGAGTTCCAGACATTCTTGCACAGGAGAATTGAGGATCAGGAATTGGGATCTGAAGGGAGGGAAGATATctttaaagaaaggaaattctCCTGGCATTGAGGCTTGCCATTTTTCAAATACCAAGACACAACATCTGGCGTCACAATGTGTGTACTTTGAGGCCATATCATAAAGAAGCTAACTCCGTGGAGCACCTTGGACTTCCCTTTCATATAGGAAGCCAGTTGACTTTTCTACTTGCAATTCAGTAAGTGTTCCAGCTTTGTATAGGGAGCCCACTTCAATGCCAAGATGTTGAGTGGAGAGCCCAGCTTGCCATTAATAATAAAACGACCTTTCATGAACTCTATtcatctatttttttaatcaaaaagggAGTGACATTTTCCTGTAGAATAATGCTGGGCAACTGCTGAATCAATCAATCTCAAGGGCATTATCAGAATTTCTCTTTTTCAGCTGACATTTTATATAGCTAAGGGAtggaagaaaataatgcaaaccATATCACAAATATTACTGAATTTATTCATACTTCATAAGCTTTTTCTTCCTCTATTATCAAAAGGACTCTAGGGCCTTGTCTAGACCAAGTAGAAAGTGtttagttgttgttgttttttttgttctgttttttaatagCTAAAACTTGTTATCTACCTAGTTAAGTGCtccaacacatttatttaattttccaaaTCTAGATAAAGCTTAGCAGTAATTCtgggactgaaaaaaaaaaaaaagacccaaaatatttatat includes:
- the LOC140906031 gene encoding uncharacterized protein, which codes for MHWSGRQEKPREHLNFISCLASAASSSAQVTMESQNRKRAPAWIEREVLDLIAVLGEESVQADLRSKRRNANIFAKISKGMMNRGYNRDTQQCCLKVKELRQAYQKTKDANGHSGSEPHTCRFYDELHAILGGAPSTTPPLFVDTCKGGVSRNRDEEDDDEEQVEDSTQQASGESPLPRSQELFITLEPIPSQGGLPDHEAGKDISAANVSTLPLSSPSQRLAQIRRRKKTRSR